The Punica granatum isolate Tunisia-2019 chromosome 4, ASM765513v2, whole genome shotgun sequence sequence TTTAACGGTGTTATGTCCACGTTAGTGATCGTAAACGGTCGATTACGTAATAGATCAAATCTATCACTTTTCTAAACGTTTTAGGACTAATTTTCACGGAGTCAAATTTATAGGACTCAAACTCAAAAAATCGCAAACTTTTATAACTGTTGCTATCTTTCTCCCTATATAGAATtatcaattatattattactatttttcttTGGATCAGTTGACTCAGCTTATTCAGTATGTACTATGTCAAGCCAAGAATGTCAACTTATtgcataataaatatataaacccACTGCCACCATCAAAATTCAGAAAGCAAATATCATCTTTTATCTCTTATATTATTCTAGACTAGAGGAAACCGACCGATTCATTGATTTAGTCCAAAAAATCATtcattccaaaaaaaaaaagagggacaAAAATACTTAGTCCTTATCATGCTAGAGAAGGCCATGATCTACGTATTCGTACATGCTGCTTTTGAATACTTAAAATCAATATTATATTCCACAATTTTGTAGTCTTGATAGTAAcgttttaaaaattaagtagagaaaataacaataatgCATATTACTATTTAATATTTACGAGGAAAAAGAATCTCATTCAAATGTGtgtattctttcatttttttttaatgtgctaTTATAGCCTAATTATACTATTGGCGAGGGTAAGACAATACTCGAAGTAAAAAATGATCTAAGTCAATAGattaaaaatatctcatcATCTCATCCAAGAAACTTATTCCATATTCTACTCTATGAGAACCGAACTGTgttgatataattttaaaaaatggggGGGAGGGTGATTAATATCTAATTTCAGTTGTGAACTCAAAATCAGTTGCCTGTTTCTGCTAGTACGACCACTAATTAAAAATCTAACGCGTGGTGGTCTCACACTATATTATTGATAACAAACATGAATTTGGACAAATTATTTGTCAACAAAACCCGTCTTTTCTTGTCTCATCAGCAACACCAATCGTTGTTACTGACAAGACTGACTGGTAAACGCAAGGACAGCGATTGAAAATTACGGTCCTAATTATGTTCTTACCATCAAGTCACACGCCACGCCGTAACCTTAAGTATACGAAACTCGATAAATGTTCAAACTCGAATTCGACAATAGAGCATCCAAGGAGATTCGttaaaaccaagccaaattcCCATCGACCAAAATTGTAAATAATTATTGTACATCCTTTGACCTCCCCTTCCCTCTAACCTTCAAAAGGTCTACTCTTTCATGGAATGCTAATGAAGATTCCACTCGGGAATAAAGTATAGTCGAACAAGTTATGTGAACTCGTCCAAAAGCAGAAGGAAAGAGGTAAAAAGCAATGCACAGAATGAATGTGCAGATCATTGGGTGATCATATTGAACTGATATCTCGAGAGCTGCTGCGGGATGGTGGATATGACGGGCCCGTACCTCTGCAACAAAGCATGTTTCGTCATCACATGGAATTTCGAGGAGTCGTCTCTAGAAATTAATCAAAGACTAGCACAGAAGATTTGAAACTTTTGAAAAGCATCATATCTTCCAGTGGTAGAGAAGGGAGTGGATAATTAGGCTTGAATTAGACATCAATCAAACATTCCAGGATGTTGAATAATCAATTATATGCCGAGCCTTCATGAACAAGACTTGGCTTTTGGAATATTAGGTTGTGGTCACACTAAAGTTTCCCATAGACAAATAGGGCAATGGATAATGATACCTGGACATTATCATAGAGTTCAAATAATGGAACGGCAAGAAGTTTCACGTTCTTGGGTACTGCAAAGTATTCCCTCTCAGACAAGTGAACAAGGAAGAGCTTTTTACATTCCTGTCCCATCAAGAACATATCAACAGAAAGGTAAGCAGGAAGGAACCACATGAAGCAAGGCAAAATTAAAAGCAAGTTTCAAGAAATTTAAccaaaatttagaaaataataaagtcCACAGTCACCTTTGGTTTCGTTATATGTGGAGGGCAATATGGATACATTATGGTCTCAAAATTTGGTCTCCACCAGACAGCAACACACTCACCTATCTGTACAACAGAGAAGTATAGAATATCAGGGAATATATTGGAGCCACCACTAAAGCAAACTCCCTTTCCATCTAACTAGATAAAGCTAGACATATTCTATCTCACAAAGTATAGTACAGGACAGTACCTGCCAGTCTGGAACAACACCAGGATTATTAGCACCAAGTTTGCTtgtcaattttcttttcaagccCTCAATTTCTGCACAAAGGTTTAAGCAAGATAGAAATTAAAGAGTAGATTAGATagacataaaagtaaagactTGCTTTGACAGAAAGGAAAGCAAAATGAAGATTAGAATAGAAGAGTAGAAAGTTATAACAGTACCATTCTCTCCAGGTTTTAGACGCCCGCCAGGAAGTTTGCAGAAGGTGTTCCCAATTTGTAAAAGAAGTATGTGGGGGTGATTATGCTCCTGAACCTGCAGACAAGACAAGAAGCTGTTTGTTTCCCAATGACAGAAAGTCATAATAACCAGTAGACAGGAATGGTTGTGAAAGGTTAACAATAATGAATAGACAGGAATGGATGTGGAAGGTtaacaataattaataaaggcaTTTCAAGAACTCAGAGAACAATGACTAATGTGTGGATAAAATTCCTAGAACCCATTAACTCCCCTagtttttattctttttcccAGCTAATCCCCCTCAAGATCCTTTCAAAAGAAACTTCAGAATTCACATGACAGtaacattaaaataaaattaaaaaaaaggaaaaaatcacCACTGCAGTACCGATTCCAGCACAAGAAATCAAACTAGTGCACTAGAAAAGAACAAGATATCAGCATAGCAGTAACGAGTATGCACGTTGCAGGCTAACGAGAATGTTCTTCTATAAGGACATAACCGAAATTGATCCTCACAAATATCACATACTATTATATTATCAACAGATAACTTCATTATCTCATCTTGTAGCACGAGAGCACTCATTGTAAAGGGAGAACAAGAACGTTCTTCTATCAGGATATACCCGAAATTGATCCTCACAAATATCACATGCTACTCTATTGTCAACACATAATCGAGTCCATGCTGCAAAAACCAACAAATagcaattttttgttttatgcAACAGAAAACTGAAACAATTCAACTAAAAAATATCAATCCGGGAATGAAAAGGATCAGTAGATAACAGCAGGACATGGAAGACCGTCAGAAAAATTTGCTATTAGTCTTAAGATAGATCCAACAGATAAACATATCGATGAAAAGGGTTAATCAGACGCACCAACAAAATTGCCTCGACACTTGTCCTCATGCCCTCCTTCATATAGCTGCAATTCAAAATAACAATGACTCTTAGCAGTTGTTGAATTAAATTGTAAGCAAACAGATACACAGATTCAATTATGTACAAAAACAGACACCTCAAAATCTTCTATGGCACAAGGATGGGATCAAACCTCTAGGTTGAAAAAGAGGAGGCTTTCTTACTAATAAGGCCAGGGCGGCATGACAAAACACAGCTTTGCAAGGATTTAACTGTGAAGCAGTCCCTTACACCTTCAAATTTACTCAAATTCAGTGGCTTCATACTAAATTTCCAGCTAAAGACATCCCATAACACAAAGCATAATGACAACAAGGAACAATTAGCCAGAGCAAAATGTGTTATTTCACTTCAAACTCTATTTGGAAGCTGAGACAGGCCATGGCGGGCTAAAAACTAGGGCTTCCGCGATTGACACACTTTCGTTCAACAAGTTTTCACCTTTTATCCGGCCAACAGAGGCCACGCGCATCGAGGCAAGTAAGCAAAGTGAAAACGGAGAGGTTTTAGCTAGAGTTTTTGAGCTCGTGTAGGAAGGAGGAAAGGAAGGATCGACGAGTTACTTGACTTTCATGCGGGCGAGGCGGTCGGCGACGGAGGTGTCCTTCTCCATCTTCGGCTCTTTGCTGCCGAACGAGTAGCTCGAGAGCGGGTAGACATTCGCCGACGACGACGACGCCGCCACCATCTCTCCTCGATTCTGCTAGCGCCGTCGAGGCTTCTCAAGGCGAGTCTGTGGCAAAGCAAAAGACTACAGTGTTCTGTTTAGTCGGAAGGAGAGGAGATTAGGAAGATAGAGAGGCAGAACGGAGAAGCCAAATTCAGGTCGAAGAAACTaggcaaattacaaatgacTCCTTATATTCGGATGAATTTCTGTTTAACACCCTATAATTTTCGCAAAAGTACATTTTCACcatttaattcattttacaCAATACATTTCATGTCTATGGTAAATAACAAATGAATGGTTATCTGTTAAGCTGTAATCCAATGCCGTGACCCGGTGACTTAAATGGACCCAAATCAAGACTTACCACATGTataacttcttcttttttttttttgctgatttgatcctaaattttgtgattaaatttaatattgttCTACATCCATTTGCAtcgataattaaaaataatgtttGCATTTTAACAAGAAAACTGACAAAACTGATAGGTTTTTCTTGCTAGTTTTCAAGTGATATCGAGATATGATGCATAGTCATAAGCATAAAAAAATCGAGGTGCAAACTCGTGATAGATGCACTATTGTTGGGGTGTTTTGTGgacaaaatagaaagattAGGACTTAATTTAGCAGCgcgtaaataaatatttaggGAGCAAAATGGTTCAAACTCGAAATTTCAGGGCATAGACAAATAAAAGTTCATCATGCTAGCAAAAGGACGAGGGCCTGGGCTGGTGGTAATGGGCCAAACTGGGCCACATCTGGCCAATGGGATCTTCCCAATAGTAATTGCACAAAAGtcacattattattttcagtCACTTCGGCTTGGTAACCGTAATGGCTAGGCGAGACGTCCTTCGGGCTCATCCCAAGAATCTCTTTGTCACAAGTTGAGAATAAATGTTATTTCTGTTgcattgaattttatttttcgcaaGAGTTACACGGGCAACAAGATCGCATTATTACAATTAGACTAATGTTCAAGTTGGCtcttacttttatatatatatttttaaaaataaa is a genomic window containing:
- the LOC116206195 gene encoding pre-mRNA cleavage factor Im 25 kDa subunit 2-like → MVAASSSSANVYPLSSYSFGSKEPKMEKDTSVADRLARMKVNYMKEGMRTSVEAILLVQEHNHPHILLLQIGNTFCKLPGGRLKPGENEIEGLKRKLTSKLGANNPGVVPDWQIGECVAVWWRPNFETIMYPYCPPHITKPKECKKLFLVHLSEREYFAVPKNVKLLAVPLFELYDNVQRYGPVISTIPQQLSRYQFNMITQ